Below is a genomic region from Microbacterium sp. LWO12-1.2.
GGCCGAGAGGCCCTGGCGGTGCACGGCGAGCATCAGCAGGATGGCGGCGTGCCGTGCGCTCAGCTCGATCATCGCCTCCTCGTGCGCGGACTCGGTCTCGAGCCGCGCCCGATCGCGCCCGAGCACGTGCAGGGTCGCGCGGGCCGTGGCACGGGTGCGGGACGCTGCCGCATGCGAACGCGACGGGGTCTCGGCGCGCGAACGCAGCCGGGCGACCAGGAGCTCGGATTCCACGGCGCGGGCGGTCGCATCGACCAGGAGCCGGGCCTGCGGACTGACGACCTCTGGGCCCCCCGTGATGTCGATCACGCCGAGCACACGCTTCGTCTCGGGGTCCCTGACAGGGGCCGCGGTGCACGACCACGGATGCACCAGCCGGTTGTAGTGCTCGGCGCCGCGGATCTGCACCGACTGGCCGAGGGCGAGCGCGGTACCGGGAGCGGTGGTGCCGACGGCATCCTCTGCCCAGTTCGCACCGGCCACGAAACCCATCCCGTCGGTGAGGGACTGCAGCTGCCGGTCGCCCTCGATCCAGAGCAGCCGCCCTGCCTGGTCGCCGACCGCGATGACCACTCCGGTGTCTTCGGCATCACCGGGGAGCAGGAGCGCGCGGATCATGTCCATGGCCGAGGCGAGCGGATGCGCCAGCCGATACGCCTCAAGCTCCTCGGTCGCGAGCTCGAGCACCGGGGCCGTCTCCGGTCCGACGCGGCGTCGCCACGACCGCTCCCACGACTCGCGTACCAGCGGTCGCACCTGTGCGAGACGATGATCGTCGAGGTTGCCCGCCAGCAGTTCCTCGTGCGCACGCTCGATCAGGAGGCGGGAGGTCGCGGGCTGGACGTCCCGGGAGTCGTGCCACGAGGCAGACACGGCAGTCTCCGATCATCAGCGGTGGAGCGTTATGCCAGTGTACGACGCTGATGCGGCGTAACCCAGGGGCTCCGCACAGACCGACATCGAATCCGACCCCACCGGAAGTAGGGGAAACCGCGAGGGCGCATTGCGTCCGGACCTGCCGCCCGGCTAGACCAGCAACAGCAGGGCGGAGGGGATGTGCAGAAGGGTCTTTCTGCGATCCGCGTCGATCGTAGACACCGTGGCGCGAAGAGGCTGTCGCGCAGAGCCGTGCTCCTCACGCAGATGTTCGTCTTCGCGATGCTGCTCGCCGCCACGCTGGTCAGTGCCCTGACATTCGCCGGGGCCGAGAACGAACGGGGCGTCATCGGCATGCTGAAGGGTGGGGTCGCCGATGAGATCGCCGACCGGGTTCTGCGCGGAGACGATCGCCCACTGGGAAGGCCCCTGTCGCTGTATGCCGTCGTGAACGCCACCGGAGACATCGTGGCGGCGGGAGGATCCGACGGCGAGAAGTCGATCGGACGGCACCTGGATGGGCTCGGCGGCGAGCAGGGGGCATCTGCCGAACAGGGGTTCTCCTTCCCACTCGCCCAGGGCGGCTGGTTGTTCGTGGAGATCGATCAGACCTGGCGAACCGGGCGGGTGATGGGCATCGCCCTGCCTGTCTCGCTCCTGATCGTCGGGGCCGCCGCGCCCTCGTTCATCCTGCTGCGGGTGCTGTCGGTGCGCATGACCCGCGCGGCGTATCGCATGGGCCCAGAGCAGGTCGATCAGATCGTGCGCGAGCGGGCGACGCTGCTGGAGAGCATC
It encodes:
- a CDS encoding GAF domain-containing protein, whose translation is MSASWHDSRDVQPATSRLLIERAHEELLAGNLDDHRLAQVRPLVRESWERSWRRRVGPETAPVLELATEELEAYRLAHPLASAMDMIRALLLPGDAEDTGVVIAVGDQAGRLLWIEGDRQLQSLTDGMGFVAGANWAEDAVGTTAPGTALALGQSVQIRGAEHYNRLVHPWSCTAAPVRDPETKRVLGVIDITGGPEVVSPQARLLVDATARAVESELLVARLRSRAETPSRSHAAASRTRATARATLHVLGRDRARLETESAHEEAMIELSARHAAILLMLAVHRQGLSAERLCELVYGPGVSPDTLRPEMVRLRKVLERAAPDLVPESRPYRLPVPLDTDAHDVLSLLDRGAHRVALTAYRGPVLPESTSPGVEEFRESVRAGLREAMLSEASLDVLLAYAEIPEGQADAEILRLALEMLPARSPKRAGLVARIERAE